The Alteromonas macleodii ATCC 27126 genome segment ATTACCGCTTCGCGAACTGTTTCAGTGCTTACTGAATCGCAGTGCTGGGTTGAAAGCACAACCGCGTCGATGCCAACAGGCTTGTCGTTTTCATATTTGAAAGTAATTTGGCTTTTCGCATCTGGGCGTAACCAGTCTAGCTTACCAGATTTACGCACTTCGGCTTGTTTTTGAACAAGGCGGTGAGAGTACGTGATTGGCGCAGGCATTAGTACGTCAGTTTCGTCGCTAGCGTAGCCAAACATTAGACCTTGGTCACCCGCACCTTGTTCTTCAAGGCTTGCGCGATCAACACCTTGATTGATGTCAGGTGACTGTTTGCCAATAGCATTTAATACCGCACATGAATCAGCGTCGAAGCCCATATCTGAGTGCGTGTAGCCAATTTCTTTAACTGTTTTTCGGGTAAGCTCTTCAATATCTACCCATGCAGAGGTAGTTACTTCACCACCCACTAAAACCATACCGGTTTTTACATACGTTTCGCAGGCCACCCGAGCGCGAGGATCTTGTTCTAAAATAGCGTCAAGAACCGCATCTGAGATCTGATCAGCAATTTTGTCCGGATGTCCTTCAGACACTGACTCGGATGTGAATAAATGCGTGGCCATAAATGCTCCGTAAGCGTTAAATTATCAAAATAGTCGTATATTGTACTAAAACAAGTTATAAATACCAGTCTTTACTTCTAGACGTCTAAAAGTCTCTTCGTTACGAATAGTTGACACAACCCGATCACTTATAGGGTTATTCAGGTCGTAATTGTCGAAGTTAATGATGTATTTGTAAAACTAGGCGTCAGATATAACTGTTTTTGCTGTAATGGGAATACGTGATGGTCAGGGTATGGACCATTTTTTACTATGACTTTCGCTATTGGCAATGAAAACCCATTGAACTGAAAGGTGGCATAGGTAAGAATAACGCCACATTCATTCGTATAAAGAAGTAGAGCGAACGCCTTACCTCTACGCTCGTCTAGCTTGCCTAGCCCGCTAAGATACGAAACAAAAGATACAAAATAAATCAGGAGACAACATGCCCTCTCGTCGTGAACTCGCCAATGCAATCCGTGCATTAAGCATGGATGCCGTTCAACAAGCTAAATCTGGTCACCCAGGTGCCCCAATGGGGATGGCTGATATCGCACAGGTACTATGGGGTGATTTCTTATCACACAACCCTGCAAACCCATCTTGGGCTAACCGCGATCGCTTTGTGCTTTCAAATGGTCACGGCTCGATGCTGTTGTACTCTCTTCTTCACCTTTCAGGCTACGAACTGCCAATTGAAGAGTTAAAGAACTTCCGCCAATTGCATTCAAAGACGCCAGGTCACCCAGAGTACGGTTATGCGCCAGGTGTTGAAACGACTACTGGCCCATTAGGCCAAGGTATCAGTAATGCTGTGGGTATGGCGCTTGCCGAGAAAGTGCTAGCGGCACAATTCAACAAAGATGGTCACACTATTGTTGACCACCACACCTACGCATTCCTAGGCGACGGCTGCTTAATGGAAGGTATCTCACACGAGACATGTTCATTAGCCGGTACACTAGGCCTTGGTAAGCTTATCGCGTTTTGGGATGACAACGGCATTTCAATTGATGGTGAAGTGGAAGGTTGGTTCACCGACGATACACCTGCACGCTTTAAGAGCTACGGTTGGGAAGTGATCGATGGCGTTGACGGTCACGATGCAGAGCAAGTGAAAGCCGCCATTGAAAAGGCACAGGCGAATACTGCGCAGCCTACGCTTATTTGTTGTAAAACCACCATTGGTTTCGGTTCGCCTAATAAAGAAGGTACCGAGTCTTGTCACGGTGCACCACTAGGTGAAGATGAAATTGTCGCTACTCGCGAGAAGCTTGGCTGGAGCCATGGCGCGTTCGAAATTCCTGACGATATTTACGCGGGTTGGGATGGAAAAGAGAAAGGCTCAAAAGCGGAAAGCGCGTGGAATGACGCTTTCGCAGCATACGAAGCCGCCTACCCAGAGCTTGCAGCAGAATTCAAACGCCGTGTAAATGGCGAACTGCCAGCAGATTTCAGCGACAAAGCAGACGCTATCATTGCTGAACTTCAAGCTAACCCACAAAATATCGCGTCACGTAAAGCGTCACAAAATGCACTGAATGCGTTTGGTCCGCTACTTCCTGAACTATTAGGCGGCTCTGCTGACCTTGCAGGTTCTAACCTTACTATTTGGGAAGGCAGCAAAGGCGTTGAAGCGAACGATGCGTCAGGTAACTACATTTATTACGGTGTACGTGAATTTGGTATGTCTGCCATGATGAATGGTATTGCCCTTCACGGTGGCTTTAAGGCATACGGTGCAACCTTCCTAATGTTTATGGAATATGCACGCAACGCGGTACGTATGGCAGCGCTAATGAAGCAGCCTGCAATTTTCGTTTACACCCACGATTCAATTGGTCTAGGTGAAGACGGCCCAACTCACCAGCCAGTAGAGCAGGTGGTAGCGCTACGAGCAACGCCTAACCTTGATAACTGGCGTCCTTGTGATCAGGTTGAGTCTGCTGTGTCGTGGAAGTCTGCTATTGAGCGCACTGACGGCCCAACAACGCTGATCTTCACACGTCAAGGCTTAGCGCAGCAAGAGCGAACGGCTGACCAAGTGGCTAACATTGCCAAAGGCGGTTACGTACTTAAAGACTGTGAAGGTACGCCAGAGCTTATTCTTATCGGTACCGGTTCTGAGGTTCAGCTAGCCGTTGAAGCCGCAGCGAAACTAACCGAGCAAGGCAAAGCCGTTCGCGTAGTGTCTATGCCATCAACTGACGTATTCGACCGTCAGTCTGCTGATTACCGTGAAAGCGTACTGCCTTCTAGCGTAGTTAAACGCGTAGCGGTTGAAGCCTTGTCTAAAGACAGCTGGTACAAGTACGTTGGCTTTAATGGCGCTATCGTAGGCATGGACACCTTTGGTGAATCTGCACCTGCTGGCGACCTGTTTAATCACTTCAACATTACCACTGACGCTGTAGTAGAGGCTGCACTGTCTCTGTAAGAGGTAATAGATAAGCCTATGGTAAATATTGCCATAAATGGGTTTGGTCGTATTGGTCGTAACGTGTTGCGCGCGCTGTATGAAAGTGGGCGCAACAACGAATTTAACGTGGTGGCCATTAACGACATTGCTAAACCCGAAGGCATAGCACATTTACTTAAATACGATACCGCCCACGGGCGGTTCCGTTTTGATGTGGCCTTAGAAAATAACACGCTAAATGTCGCAGGCGACGATATTACACTGCTCGCGATAAGCGATATTAAAGACCTACCCTGGAAAGACTTGGGCGTTGATATTGTGCTTGAGTGTACGGGCAAGTTTGATGACAGAGCATCGGGGCAAGCACATTTAGATGCCGGCGCTGGCAAAGTGCTTTTCTCGTCACCCGGGTCACCAGATTTAGACAATACGGTCATTTTCGGAACCAATGAAGACACGTTGACCAGTGAACAAAAATTAGTCTCCAATGGCTCTTGCACCACAAACTGCATTGTTCCTGTTATCCAAGCGCTAGACGCTGCGTTCGGTGTTGAAAGTGGTACGATCACAACCATTCACGCGTCTATGCACGACCAGCAAGTTATCGACGCCTATCACGAAGATTTGCGCAGAACCCGTGCTGCAAGTCAGTCGATTATTCCCGTTGATACCCGACTTGCTGCCGGTATAGAGCGCATTCTGCCTAAGTTTGCGGGAAAATTCGAAGCCATTGCGGTTCGAGTGCCAACTATCAATGTTACTGCCATGGATTTAAGTGTAACGCTTCAATCTAAGGTAACGATTGAGCAAGTGAACCAAGCCCTTCGCAATGCAAAAGCGGGGCGTTTACAGGGTATTTTGGACTACACCGAAGAGCCTTTGGTGTCGGTAGATTTCAATCACGACCCTCACTCGTGTATTGTAGATGGCACACAAACAAGAGTCAGTCACAAACAACTGGTTAAAACACTGGTGTGGTGTGACAACGAATGGGGTTTTGCAAACCGTATGCTCGATACCGCAAAAGTGATGTTCGACGCAAAATAAAGCATTGATGCTGCCAAGGGTTGGTAGCACCAGCCCGCGCAGCTTTCACAGTTAATTTGAGCGTGTCTTACCTTCAAACACGCTCTACTGAATTTAAATTAACATAGGAAAGACGATGGCAATTCCAAGCATGAGCGATATGGCCCTAAAAGGTCAGCGCGTATTAATTAGACAAGATTTAAACGTGCCGGTAAAAGACGGCAAAGTAACTTCTGATGCGCGTATCAAAGCATCAATCCCTACGATTAAAGCAGCCCTAGACGCAGGTGCGGCAGTTATGGTGATGTCTCACCTTGGTCGTCCTACTGAAGGCGAGCCTGCAGACGAATTCTCTCTTCAACCTGTTGTTGATTATCTTAATGACGCCCTAGACGTACCGGTTAAGCTTGTAAAAGATTACCTAGATGGTGTTGAGCTTAGCGAAGGCGAACTGGTTATCCTTGAAAACGTACGTTTTAATAACGGCGAAAAGAAGGACGACGAAACGTTAGCAAAACAGTACGCAGCACTTTGCGATATCTTTGTTATGGATGCGTTCGGTACTGCTCACCGCGCACAAGCGTCTACTCATGGCGTTGCTAAATTTGCACCAAAAGCCTGTGCTGGCCCATTACTTGCTGCAGAATTAGACGCACTTGGCAAAGCGCTAGACAACCCTAAGCGTCCAATGGTTGCTATTGTGGGGGGCTCTAAAGTATCTACCAAGTTAACGGTACTCAAAACACTTGCTGAAAAAGTTGACCAGCTGATTGTTGGTGGCGGTATTGCCAACACTTTCATTGCTGCTCAAGGCCATAATGTAGGTAAGTCACTAGTAGAGATGGACCTTACCGAGCAAGCCACGCAGCTTATGAATGAAGCACAGGCGAATGGCGGTAATATTCCAGTACCTACAGATGTGGTCGTGGGCAAAGCGTTTGATGAGAATACCGAAGCGACGCTAAAAGTAGTCAGTGACGTTGCCGACGACGATATGATTTTTGATATTGGTCCAGACTCTTCAAAGGCGTTAGAGGACATTATCAAGAACGCGGGAACCATTGTATGGAATGGCCCTGTAGGCGTATTTGAATTTGAACAGTTCAGTGCTGGAACAAAAGCGCTGTCTGAAGCGATTGCGGCAAGCGACGCATTCTCAATCGCAGGTGGTGGTGATACACTAGCAGCAGTTGATAAATACGGGATTGCCGATAAGGTCTCTTATATTTCAACAGGTGGTGGCGCGTTCCTAGAATTCTTGGAAGGAAAAACACTACCAGCGGTAGCAGTACTAGAAGAAAAAAATAAATAAGCCTCAACGCTGCACATTAAAGCAGCGTTTTATAGCGCTAGAGAGTTCATAGAAGCTCCTAAAAGCTAAGGCCTAGTACAAATGTTGCCCCACTATGTGTCACGCTCAGTAACAGCATTTTGAGCGTGACCATTTAATCGGAAACGATTACATCTGCGAAACAGTGAAGTACGCAGATATAAATACCAATCTTATTACAGATGTGTTTACTTAAGGTGTCGGCGTGCCGTGTCTGAGACAAACAGATCTTTAATAGAATTGGTATAACAATAAACCCTACACCTGTCTATTAAGGCAGTAATATACAAAAGGAGTGTTGCAATGGCATCACAAGCTCAGCAGGCAATGCTGGATAAACTGAAGACGCAAACCGGTTTTATTGCAGCGTTAGATCAAAGCGGCGGTAGTACCCCTAAAGCGTTGCGCTTATATGGCATCGAAGAGTCAGAGTACAGCTCAGACGAAGAGATGTTTAATCTTGTTCACGAAATGCGTACACGCATTATCACCAGCACCC includes the following:
- the metK gene encoding methionine adenosyltransferase — its product is MATHLFTSESVSEGHPDKIADQISDAVLDAILEQDPRARVACETYVKTGMVLVGGEVTTSAWVDIEELTRKTVKEIGYTHSDMGFDADSCAVLNAIGKQSPDINQGVDRASLEEQGAGDQGLMFGYASDETDVLMPAPITYSHRLVQKQAEVRKSGKLDWLRPDAKSQITFKYENDKPVGIDAVVLSTQHCDSVSTETVREAVMEEIIKPVLPSEWIDGNTRFHINPTGRFVIGGPMGDCGLTGRKIIVDTYGGMARHGGGAFSGKDPSKVDRSAAYAGRYVAKNIVAAGLAKRCEIQVSYAIGVAEPTSISIDTFGTGVVDEKTLVALVREHFDLRPYGLIQMLDLERPIYRPTAAYGHFGRDEFPWEATDKAEALKASI
- the tkt gene encoding transketolase; this encodes MPSRRELANAIRALSMDAVQQAKSGHPGAPMGMADIAQVLWGDFLSHNPANPSWANRDRFVLSNGHGSMLLYSLLHLSGYELPIEELKNFRQLHSKTPGHPEYGYAPGVETTTGPLGQGISNAVGMALAEKVLAAQFNKDGHTIVDHHTYAFLGDGCLMEGISHETCSLAGTLGLGKLIAFWDDNGISIDGEVEGWFTDDTPARFKSYGWEVIDGVDGHDAEQVKAAIEKAQANTAQPTLICCKTTIGFGSPNKEGTESCHGAPLGEDEIVATREKLGWSHGAFEIPDDIYAGWDGKEKGSKAESAWNDAFAAYEAAYPELAAEFKRRVNGELPADFSDKADAIIAELQANPQNIASRKASQNALNAFGPLLPELLGGSADLAGSNLTIWEGSKGVEANDASGNYIYYGVREFGMSAMMNGIALHGGFKAYGATFLMFMEYARNAVRMAALMKQPAIFVYTHDSIGLGEDGPTHQPVEQVVALRATPNLDNWRPCDQVESAVSWKSAIERTDGPTTLIFTRQGLAQQERTADQVANIAKGGYVLKDCEGTPELILIGTGSEVQLAVEAAAKLTEQGKAVRVVSMPSTDVFDRQSADYRESVLPSSVVKRVAVEALSKDSWYKYVGFNGAIVGMDTFGESAPAGDLFNHFNITTDAVVEAALSL
- the epd gene encoding erythrose-4-phosphate dehydrogenase; this encodes MVNIAINGFGRIGRNVLRALYESGRNNEFNVVAINDIAKPEGIAHLLKYDTAHGRFRFDVALENNTLNVAGDDITLLAISDIKDLPWKDLGVDIVLECTGKFDDRASGQAHLDAGAGKVLFSSPGSPDLDNTVIFGTNEDTLTSEQKLVSNGSCTTNCIVPVIQALDAAFGVESGTITTIHASMHDQQVIDAYHEDLRRTRAASQSIIPVDTRLAAGIERILPKFAGKFEAIAVRVPTINVTAMDLSVTLQSKVTIEQVNQALRNAKAGRLQGILDYTEEPLVSVDFNHDPHSCIVDGTQTRVSHKQLVKTLVWCDNEWGFANRMLDTAKVMFDAK
- a CDS encoding phosphoglycerate kinase; its protein translation is MAIPSMSDMALKGQRVLIRQDLNVPVKDGKVTSDARIKASIPTIKAALDAGAAVMVMSHLGRPTEGEPADEFSLQPVVDYLNDALDVPVKLVKDYLDGVELSEGELVILENVRFNNGEKKDDETLAKQYAALCDIFVMDAFGTAHRAQASTHGVAKFAPKACAGPLLAAELDALGKALDNPKRPMVAIVGGSKVSTKLTVLKTLAEKVDQLIVGGGIANTFIAAQGHNVGKSLVEMDLTEQATQLMNEAQANGGNIPVPTDVVVGKAFDENTEATLKVVSDVADDDMIFDIGPDSSKALEDIIKNAGTIVWNGPVGVFEFEQFSAGTKALSEAIAASDAFSIAGGGDTLAAVDKYGIADKVSYISTGGGAFLEFLEGKTLPAVAVLEEKNK